GGCGGCCACTTCAACCCGGCGGTCACCCTCGGGCTCGCGGTCGCCGGCCGGTTCGCGTGGCGGCATGTCGGGCTCTACGCGCTGGCGCAGCTCGTCGGCGCGGTGCTCGCGACAACCGTGCTGCTCCTCATCGCGGCGGGAGGCCCGCACGGCTTCCTCGCGTCCGCGCAGCAGAGCGGGTTCGCCTCCATCGGCTCCGGCCCACTCTCGCCGGGCGGCTTCTCGATCGGCTCCGTGTTCCTCGTGGAGGCCGTCGGCACCTTCGTCTTCGTGGCCGTGATCCTCGGCGTGACGAGCGCCGGCGCCGAGAACGCGTTCGCGCCGCTCGCCATCGGCCTGACGCTGACCATGCTCGCCCTGGTCTCGATCCCGGTCTCCGACACCTCCCTCAACCCCGCCCGCGCGCTCGCGTCCGCGCTCTACGGCGGCCAGGAGGCGCTGGCCCAGGTGTGGCTCGCGATCGTCCCGCCGCTGATCGGCGCCGCGATCGCCGGTGCCGTCATCCCGCGCGTCGTCGCACCGCGCGAGCGCTGACCGACGCACCGGCCGCGTGCGTCGGCCTCACAGCTCCTTCTGCCACGACCCCGTCAGCGCGTGCGGCCGGAAGCCGAACGCGCGGTTGATCGCGAGCATCGGGTCGTTCTCGTCGGCGTTCCAGGTGAGCACCCGGCGCACCCGCGGGGACCGGCGCTGCAGCTCGTGGAGGTTGTGCAGCTTCACGAGCGTGCCGAGCCGGTGCCCGCGGTGGTCGCGGGCGACGAGCGTGTCGTACTGCTCCGCCTTCTCCCCATCGGCCGGGACCGCCAGCTCGGTGTAGGCGGCGAGCTCGCCCGTCGCCAGGTGCTGCGCCGCCGTCACCAGCAGCGGCTCGTCGCGCCGGGCGAGCTCCGCCTCCTGCGCGCGCACCCGCGCGGCCGTCCACTCCTCGCGGTCCACGGCGAGCGCGGCCTGCGGCGCGTCGATCGACATCCGGGCCTTCAGCGCGGCGAACCCGTCCACCAGCTCCGCGGGCGCCGCCCCGAACCACGACACCACCCGGTAGCCCTGGACCGTGGAGGCGGTGCTCGCGAGCGCCGCCTCCCGCGCCGCCGGCAGCGGCAGCGTGAGCTCGCTGGACCGCTCGATCTGACCCAGCCGGTAGCCGTGCCGCAGGGCGAACCGCACCGACGGGTCCGCGCGTGGCAGCCCGGTCGCGCCGACCGGCGCATGCACCCACGGCCCCTCCGCCGGCAGCGACGCCACCGGATGCTCGGTGTACACGTGCACCACCCGCCGGCCGCCGTCGGCCGCGAGCTCCTCCCCGGCGCCGAGCAGTGCGGAGCCGATGCCGCGGCCGCGCAGCGCCGGCGCGACGTCGACCAGCAGGGAGGCGGTCTCCGCCTGCTCGTCGAGGGGGAACTCGGCCAGCACGCGGCCCACGATCGCGCCCTCCTCGATGGCGACCAGCACGATCTTCTCGATGTACTCCTGTGCGCTGAGCGAAGCCAGCGCCTCCTCGGCGGTCTCGACGAAGTCGTCGTTGCCCCAGAGGCCCACGGCGATCCCGTTGAGCACCCCGATCAGCTCCTCGAAGGCGGCCGACTCGGGCGTGCCGCACGCGTCAGGGAGCGGAAGACGGCGGATCTCCACGGCTGGCACCTCC
The sequence above is a segment of the Leifsonia williamsii genome. Coding sequences within it:
- a CDS encoding aquaporin; protein product: MSDAPLTSAIPVIRPADRTPGLRRRLAAEAAGTFVLVFAVVGTAVFAAGFTGADGMNVGFTGVALALGLGVVVSAYAFGPVSGGHFNPAVTLGLAVAGRFAWRHVGLYALAQLVGAVLATTVLLLIAAGGPHGFLASAQQSGFASIGSGPLSPGGFSIGSVFLVEAVGTFVFVAVILGVTSAGAENAFAPLAIGLTLTMLALVSIPVSDTSLNPARALASALYGGQEALAQVWLAIVPPLIGAAIAGAVIPRVVAPRER
- a CDS encoding GNAT family N-acetyltransferase; the encoded protein is MEIRRLPLPDACGTPESAAFEELIGVLNGIAVGLWGNDDFVETAEEALASLSAQEYIEKIVLVAIEEGAIVGRVLAEFPLDEQAETASLLVDVAPALRGRGIGSALLGAGEELAADGGRRVVHVYTEHPVASLPAEGPWVHAPVGATGLPRADPSVRFALRHGYRLGQIERSSELTLPLPAAREAALASTASTVQGYRVVSWFGAAPAELVDGFAALKARMSIDAPQAALAVDREEWTAARVRAQEAELARRDEPLLVTAAQHLATGELAAYTELAVPADGEKAEQYDTLVARDHRGHRLGTLVKLHNLHELQRRSPRVRRVLTWNADENDPMLAINRAFGFRPHALTGSWQKEL